The sequence below is a genomic window from Methanosarcinales archaeon Met12.
AAAGGAGCTTGGCCTGTGGTGGGACAGGAGTACATACAAGTGGGTAGGATTGACCGTCGAATACGAACGAATGACACAGATACGCCGGTTTGCGTGGAAAGTAGGCCTGCACCTAAATGTCAGAGAGACGAACATGAAGATGGGAAGATATATTTCATTATTGCGCCATGGTCAGCAGACTCTAAAGGCATATGCGGCCATAAACGCGTTCCATGGCTCTGGAAGTTGAATGAAATCTTGATAGTCAATGCTGGAACCGCTACGACAAGACAGGTTAAGGCGAGGATAACATCGTCTTTCAATATAATGGAAGTCGGCGAGGAGGGACGTGTCGTCAGGCGAATCTCTTCTAAAACCATCGAGGAAGTGGTGTTTTACAATGGAATCTCTCAAAAGCCCATGAGATGATTGTCTATATAGTCTATATTGTTCTATATATTCTATATGGGATATTATTATATATTAGTAGTGCAAACAAATATGTAATAGTTAAAAGGAGGATAAACATGAACAAAAAAATAGTGGCATTAGTAGTAGCAGTAGGAATGATAATGTCAATCGTAGCAGGATGTATCAATGTTCCAGAGGCTCCCATAGAGGCTCCAGGACTAACAGGCACACTGGTAATAGCAGGATCTACTTCGGTGGCGCCTATAGCTGAGGAACTAGCCAGGGCATTTGAAGCGATACACCCTGAGGTACGAATCGATGTACATAGCACAGCATTGTGGCGATAGTCCATCCTGCCAATCCAGTCATTGATCTGACGACAGAACAGCTTCGACAGATATATGCTGGGGAGATCACCAACTGGAGAGAGGTCGGCGGAAGAGATGCACCGATTATGGTCATAACCAGAGAAGAAGGCTCAGGAACAAGGGGTGCATTTGAGGACATGGTAATGGATGATAACCCTATTTTCCCCGGCGCTATCACTATGGTGGGGGCAGGCGGTGTTAAAGCTGCTTTGGTCGGTGCTGAACGTGGAATCGCCTACATCTCATTATGGGGTGTAGATGAGACCGTAAAAGTAGTTAAGATAGATGGAGTTATGCCGACTGCCGAATCAGTGCTGGCAGGCGATTTTGGAATCGCAAGACCATATATATTCCTGACCTTGGGTGAAGAAGTGCTCGAAAGGGCGTTCATAGACTTTGTCTTAAGCGACGCTGGCCAGGATATAATCAGAGAAAAAGGACTTGTGCCGGTTCGCTAAAAGCCACCAAAAACAGTATTATCGCTCACTATCACTACAACACCAATATGTGGGTGGTGGTTGAGCGATAGAGTTTTTTATTCTAAAACTATGATATAATCTAAGGGGAAGCAATAGAGGGTTAAGCAAAGATGTATCGCCATTATAAGGAACGAATTGTCAAGTCCGTCTTATTCATAAGCGCACTTGCTGCTATTTTTGTCCTCGGTCTTATTACGGTGGTTATTTTCAGCGAAGGTTTGCCACTTATAGCCAAAGTTGGACTTTTTGATTTCATTCTTGGAGCTGAATGGCGACCGTTGGCAGGAATATTCGGGATCGCCCCCATGATAGTTGGTACTTTTTATGTTATCTGTGGTGCTATGCTGCTTGGTGTGCCTCTGGGGATCGCCTGTGCTATATTTTTGGCTGAAATCGCACCTAAAAGAATAAGGTCGGTGATTAGACCCTCCATCGAACTATTGCTTGGAATCCCTTCGGTGGTATATGGCTTCTTTGGGCTGGTGATACTTGTTCCAATAATAAGAGAGCATTTTGGTGGACCTGGCTTTAGCATATTGGCTGGCTCAATTATACTGGCAATAATGTTATTGCCTACGGTTATCGCCGTATCTGAAGATGCTATTCGTTCAGTGCAGCGTACCTATAAAGAAGCATCATTAGCATTGGGGGCAACTCATTGGCAGACCATTAGAAACGTTATTTTGCCTGCCGCACGCTCCGGTATTACGGCAGGGGTGATTCTTGGTTTTGGGCGCGCTATAAGTGAAACCATGGCCGTCATAATGGTCTTGGGCAATGCCCCAATCTTTCCGCGGTCCATATTAGATCCGGTAAGGGCGCTTACTGCTAACATTGCTTTGGAGATGGCTTACGCCACCGGAGATCACCGTCAAGCATTATTTGCCACCGGAATTATCTTGTTCGTAGTAATATTGCTCTCTATTTCCTTAATCAACATAGTACAAAAGAGGGATATGGCATGAATTCAGGTAAAATTGCGATGGGCGTATTGTGGGCTTCTGGCCTGATAACGCTCGCTATTTTAGTCATTGTGATTGGCCATATACTTCTGAATGGTATGGGCATGATAAGCATAGAGTTCTTGCTGGATTCGCCGCGAGCTTTGGGGCGAGAAGGTGGCATATTTCCAACAATAATCGGAACAATAGCTCTGGTAGTAGTAGCTCTAGTGATAGCGACACCAATTGGGGTGGGTGGTGCGATATATTTGGCTGAGTATACACACCGGGGTACCATAACTAAAATAATCAGAGCAGGGGCAGAATGTTTAGCTGGCATACCATCTATCTTGTTTGGTCTGTTTGGGTTCGCTTTTTTTGTTATTTTTTTGGGATTCGGGTGGTCAATTCTATCGGGCGGATTGACCGTGGCATGTATGATTTTGCCAATGATTCTCAGGACCACTGAAGAGGCTTTAAAAGCCGTGCCTAACTCATACCGAGAGGGCAGTCTATCTTTAGGAGCGACTAAATGGCAAACTATACAAAATGTTGTCTTAAAAAGTGCTGCCGCAGGCATATTTACAGGCATAATATTGGGAGCGGGGAAGGTTGCCGGGGAGACGGCAGCAATCATGCTCACTGCCGGCAGCGCTCTAAGACTGCCAACATCGTTGTTCGACTCAGTTAGGCCAATGTCATTTCATTTATATATATTGGCCATGGAAGGGTTATCTATGGAACGTGCCTATGGTACTGCTGCAGTATTAGTTTTGACTGTGCTGTTCATAAATCTCACTGCAAACTTGATTATGAGATACTATACCAGGGCTCTAAGGGGATAAAAATGAAACGAGAAAGTTTACGGGTAAGTTTTGCAAGCGTTCTGGTGATTTCTTTGATAGCGATTGGCCTTTTATCGATAACTATACAATACAAAATCATGATGGGACCTACCCTCATCCTCCTGGCACTTTTATCGCTAATTCCTCTAAAACTCGCCGGAAGAACGATAAAATCATGTTCAGCCGACATCGTATTTGGCTCGGTTGATACCTTCTTCCTGGGAATCGCCGCTCTTATAGGCGCGAGTTTTGCAGGGGTTCTGGGGGCAATTGTTGGGGCAGCTGCGGGTGATGCCATCACCGATGGATTTGCAGGTTTATGGGAGGGAAGAGTGGCGCAATACTTGAGAGAACATGGAATTGAGGAAGCTAGAACTCCCCTGTCGGCGTCTCTCGGCAAAATGTCCGGGTGCTTTCTGGGAATCGGGGTGCTGTTGACATTGGTCTGGACAATTAGGGATGTGAGATTATTATGACCACAAACAAAATGGAGACAGCAAATCTAAGCCTCTGGTATGGGGGGCATCAAGCTCTGACGGATGTGAGCATTAAGATTAAGAAGAATATGGTTACCGCACTGATTGGGCCATCTGGCTGCGGGAAAACGACGTTCATAAGGGCGTTAAACCGCATGAATGACCTGATAGATGGTGTGCGCATCACGGGAGGCGTTTTGCTCGATGATGTAAATATATATAGCGACCATATAGATGTGGTGCAGCTCAGAAAACGAGTTGGCATGGTTTTTCAGCAGCCAAATCCATTTCCGATGAGCATCTACGACAATGCGGCATATGGTCCAAGAATCCATGGGATAAAAGATAGGGAAAAGTTAGATGAAATAGTGGAGAGAAGTATAAAAGAGGCGGCCCTGTGGGAGGAAGTAAAAGATAGATTAAACAAACCTGCGCTGAAATTGTCTGGCGGTCAGCAGCAGAGGCTCTGTATTGCGAGAGCCCTGGCAGTAGAGCCAGAAGTTATATTAATGGACGAGCCCTGCTCCGCATTGGACCCGAATGCCACCTCTAAAATAGAGGACCTGATTCAGGACCTTAAAAAAGAATATACCATCGTAATCGTGACACACAACATGCAGCAGGCGGCAAGGGTATCAGACTATACCGCATTCTTCTTTACTAAAGGGGAATTAATAGAGTATGGGCCGACTTCTAAAATCTTCGAAAGTCCACAGGATAAACGCACTGAGGATTATATAACCGGGAAATTTGGATAAGGGGGCGATGTCGATGATAAGGAAAACGTATCATCAGAGTTTAGAGGAATTAAAACAAGACGTTTTAAAAATGGGGGATATGGCCAAAAAGGCAATTCACGATTCCGTCCAATCTCTGGCTAAGCAGGACAAGGAATTAGCTGCCAAAGTCATTGAAGAGTACGATCCCCTGGTCGATAAGATGGAGTTTGAGATAGAGAACAAATGCATGAAACTGATAGCACTACAGCAGCCGATGGCAGGGGACCTGAGGGTTATCGGTACTTGTATGAAGATGATAACAGACCTGGACAGGATGAGCGACCTTGCCACAAATATTGCCGAAATCACGCTTGCAACGGCTGACAAACCATTGGTTAAGCCGCTCATCGATATCCCGCGCATGTCTGAGCTCACATTGGAAATGCTGGAAGACAGCTTAAAAGCATTTGCAACGTATGACGCCAGGTTGGTGGGAAGCGTATCAGATAAAGATGATATAGTGGATGCGTTATATGACCAGGTTCGCAGGGAATTGATAACTCTCATGATCGAAGACCCACACACGATTGGCGGCGCATCTCATCTCTCATTTGCAGCGAGCCACATAGAGAGAATGGCAGACCATGCATGCAATATTGCTGGCAGGGTCGTCTACATGGTTACCGGTGAAAGGGTAAAATTGGGGTAATTTTCTTTTCCACAACCGCTCCATTCGGCTCAACCTCGGCAAAAATCTGACCTTCGAATGTGTAGACATTCACTCTTTCATCCAGCCACATGTCTGGCGTCAGCCCTGTCTTGATGCACGTCTGGGATAAAAATTTTTTTGCATCAAAGCGGTATTCGGTCGCCACCTGAGGGAGCAACAGGCCAGAAAGCGTGGCAAACTTTACAAGCAGTCCATGTTTGCCAATTTGTATTTTCTCAGGCCGTTCATTTGCCTTGCCCTCTATTAATTTGGGCGGTGCGAGTATCGTAATCTCTATCGTAATCTCCTTCAATTCGTTTATTTGAACGGGAGAAAACCGCGGATCCCTAACTGCAGCGCTTATGGCGGAATCCACGATAGCATCACCAAGGAACATATCTGGATATGGCTGGCCGATGCAACCTCGCAAACCCTCTTTGTGTAGTGTTACAAATACCCCTCTCTTCTCCATGAACTTTCCGGAAAGCCTCGGTGATATTGTGGTACGTTCGTTTAAATATCCCTCAATCGCTTCTCTAGCGAGTTTTATCGCAAGTTCGCCATCTTTTAATCTTAACATGTTGTTCATGACTCCTCGGTTATGTTTAAAAGTTACGAAAGGTATATGATTCTTCTGGATAATAACAACTTGTGAGAGAGGAAGGGCGGCTGCCGACACCTTTTCCGTCAACGCTTTTGCGCTTGCCTCGAATCAGAGATTCGCAGGCAGTTTCAGATATTCCATCTGGAACAAGCGGAAAAGGGTTGTTGAGGAAAGTCCCCCCACCATCTGGACATATGAGTGTGTGCAAGCACACAAGGCGAGAGTCTTGGCTCTGGAACAGAAACGATACCACGCTACACCAATGCGATGATTCGAGTATGGGAATCGCTTTTGCGATTTTTGACGATGAGGTCGTGCATGTCGTGGCTGGAACGGCGAAACCTCGTAGGTGCAAGCCAAAGATGGGCAGATAAGGAGTCCAGCCGATGCCCAAAGTATGGCGCTTAGATGAATGCCGCTGAAACAGAAGGGGGCTTACTCCCCTCACTCACAATGACTTTTAAGGGATTAAAAATAGAAGTAAACGCTTTAAATCATAGAGGGCAATCTTTCTAAGAGCAGATTATAACCCCAAAATAAACCTAAACATCGCTTTAAATAAACAATAGAATTTAAAGTAAAACAGGAAAAGCCACAAACCAAAACATTTAAATATATGGTGAAATAACCATAATATTATGGTAAAAAGGAATAATATTGAGATTATTAAAGTATTGATAGAGAAACAGGAAGAGGAGCTTAACATAGCCAAGATAGCCAAATATTCTGGAATTGATTATAAAAATGCCTATCTGACAATCAGAAATCTTGAAAAAGAAGGATTGATAACTCTGAAATCATTTGGCAAAAATAAAAAAGCAACTCTGAACAAGAAGATTCATCCTCTTATTTTTGAAGCAGAATACAAAAGAAAAGAAGATTTGTTTAGGAACAAAGATTTTTTGGTGCTTCACAGGAGACTCTTTGAATTGCCGTTCCTATTTATAGCCCTGTTGTTCGGCTCCCATGTTAACGGAAAAGAAACAAAACATTCGGACATTGATTTATTGATTATAGGTGGAGATGAAAAAGAGATTCAATCAGTTATCTCTTTATGGCCTGAAAAAATTCATTTAACGTTTGTAACCTATAAAGAGTTTATTCATATGGCAAAAACTAAGGAATTTACAGTAGTAAGCGAAGCTATTAAAAATAACATAATTTTAATTGGAATAGAAGAATATTACAGGTTGTTGGAAAATGCTGAGTGAAAAAAGGATAAATGAAGCTGAGAGCAATGTTAAATCCTACTTAGCAGAAGGACTATTGAAAAAAACAAGAGTAGAAAATAATGTTATAAATATCTTTTTAAATAATGCAAAAGAAAGTCTGCGAGTTGCTGAAGAAATTCAAAAAAGAGGACTTTCTGATTTATGGACTATTGTCTGCTCCTATTATGCTATGTTCTATTATGCCAATGCTGTTCTTTCAACATATGGTTATAAAGTTGGAGAAAAAATTGTTCATAAAGTTACAGCCGATGCGTTGATAGTTTACGTTAGGAAAAAACTAAAAGAATCTTTAATTGAGAATTATGAAGAAACAAAAGAAGAAGCATTAAATTTAGCAGGCATAAGGGCTGACCAAATAATTGAATCTTTTGATTTTGAGAGGAGCAAGAGAGGGATGCTTCAGTATAAAACAGTTGAATTTGAAAAGAAATCCAAAGCAAAAACTTCATTGCAAAGAGCAAAAGAATTTGCAAAAGAGATGGAAAAATTAATGGTTGGTGAAAGGTAAAATGCCAATCCCAAAAGAAATCATAGACAACAGTGAAGGAAACAAATTAATTAGTTTCCTGAATGATGATTCAATAGAAAAGTTTTGGGAACCTCTAAAGAATAAACTTATATATATATTCCTCAAATCAAGAAAAGACTGCAAGTATCAAGACGCATTTGGAGGCAATATATAAAGGTTAATAACTGGAAGAGACTGATTAAAGAAGTAAGCAATTTCTTGATGGAAAAGGGAGTATTCAAGAAAAGTATCGTAGAGTCGTTTGATAAATCAAAATTACAGTTAATAACAATAGATTTTGTTTCGTGATAAAGTAAACGGAGGACCAATACGCCTTTAAGGGGTTCATTAAATATATCTATCCCCCACTCACCACTTTCAAGACCCTTAATTCGCCTGCTTCTACAACATCATCCAGTGGTACTGGAACCCCATTTTTTAGAACGACGACAATTTCTGGATTTAGATTGAAGCCCAGGAGCATATCATCATACCTCGTCTTTGCAGAAACGTCAAAACGTTTTGTTGCACCGCCTGGCAAAATTACAGTCACTTTCGTGTGATCTTTTATCCCCTCCGACCCTTCCAGATTTTCTCTCATAAGCTTCCCCTCTATCTCTCTCTGTTTTTTTGCACCTTTTCGCTCGGCATCTTTCTTTTTATACTTGGACATGATAAACCTTTCAAACGTACACTCGATAGCTATTTAAATTTAGTGTTTTTAGATATATGCCGGGATGGCAGAGCGGACTAACGCGGCAGGCTCGAGACCTGTTGTCTCATTCGAGACACTTGGGTTCAAATCCCAATCCCGGCGCTCACTTCGTCTGCTGGCGGAAGAAATGGTTGAAATAGGGATTTACAAGAAAAAGGGGTTGGAAATTTGGCTCGAAATCGCCGAGGATAACATTGAGCTCAAGTCATCAGGCGTATTTTCTAAATTGGCCTATCCTTTATTGAAAAAAGTAAATAAGATGCTGAGGAATGAGAGGCCAATTAAGGCGACCGAGGAAGAAGTGGTTTTAAGCACATGGCTTCCACCGATTCCAAGCGAACCATTCCGAAGAGCTATAAAAGCCGAGATAGATATATTGCTGAGAGGAAAATTCTCTCCCCAGGCAGTCTCAATGAATATTTCCGATTGTACGCTTGAGTGTAGTGAATGTAACATAATTGAGCATGGGGAAGAGCTCAAAACAAAAGATGTGAAGAATTTTATAGGGCAAGTCCAAGACCTTGGGGCGATTACAATTGGATTTGCAGAAGGGGACCCGCTTTTAAGGGAGGACCTTTTCGAACTCATAGATTACGTGGACAAGAAAAAGTCCATTGCAAGCGTTTTTACCCCTGGTCCCTTATTGACAGATGAGGCAGCAGCGGAACTGAAAGAGCACG
It includes:
- the phoU gene encoding phosphate signaling complex protein PhoU, whose protein sequence is MIRKTYHQSLEELKQDVLKMGDMAKKAIHDSVQSLAKQDKELAAKVIEEYDPLVDKMEFEIENKCMKLIALQQPMAGDLRVIGTCMKMITDLDRMSDLATNIAEITLATADKPLVKPLIDIPRMSELTLEMLEDSLKAFATYDARLVGSVSDKDDIVDALYDQVRRELITLMIEDPHTIGGASHLSFAASHIERMADHACNIAGRVVYMVTGERVKLG
- the pstA gene encoding phosphate ABC transporter permease PstA — protein: MNSGKIAMGVLWASGLITLAILVIVIGHILLNGMGMISIEFLLDSPRALGREGGIFPTIIGTIALVVVALVIATPIGVGGAIYLAEYTHRGTITKIIRAGAECLAGIPSILFGLFGFAFFVIFLGFGWSILSGGLTVACMILPMILRTTEEALKAVPNSYREGSLSLGATKWQTIQNVVLKSAAAGIFTGIILGAGKVAGETAAIMLTAGSALRLPTSLFDSVRPMSFHLYILAMEGLSMERAYGTAAVLVLTVLFINLTANLIMRYYTRALRG
- a CDS encoding TIGR00296 family protein, with product MLRLKDGELAIKLAREAIEGYLNERTTISPRLSGKFMEKRGVFVTLHKEGLRGCIGQPYPDMFLGDAIVDSAISAAVRDPRFSPVQINELKEITIEITILAPPKLIEGKANERPEKIQIGKHGLLVKFATLSGLLLPQVATEYRFDAKKFLSQTCIKTGLTPDMWLDERVNVYTFEGQIFAEVEPNGAVVEKKITPILPFHR
- a CDS encoding substrate-binding domain-containing protein is translated as MAIVHPANPVIDLTTEQLRQIYAGEITNWREVGGRDAPIMVITREEGSGTRGAFEDMVMDDNPIFPGAITMVGAGGVKAALVGAERGIAYISLWGVDETVKVVKIDGVMPTAESVLAGDFGIARPYIFLTLGEEVLERAFIDFVLSDAGQDIIREKGLVPVR
- a CDS encoding HEPN domain-containing protein, which produces MLSEKRINEAESNVKSYLAEGLLKKTRVENNVINIFLNNAKESLRVAEEIQKRGLSDLWTIVCSYYAMFYYANAVLSTYGYKVGEKIVHKVTADALIVYVRKKLKESLIENYEETKEEALNLAGIRADQIIESFDFERSKRGMLQYKTVEFEKKSKAKTSLQRAKEFAKEMEKLMVGER
- a CDS encoding nucleotidyltransferase domain-containing protein, producing MVKRNNIEIIKVLIEKQEEELNIAKIAKYSGIDYKNAYLTIRNLEKEGLITLKSFGKNKKATLNKKIHPLIFEAEYKRKEDLFRNKDFLVLHRRLFELPFLFIALLFGSHVNGKETKHSDIDLLIIGGDEKEIQSVISLWPEKIHLTFVTYKEFIHMAKTKEFTVVSEAIKNNIILIGIEEYYRLLENAE
- a CDS encoding MoaD/ThiS family protein, translated to MSKYKKKDAERKGAKKQREIEGKLMRENLEGSEGIKDHTKVTVILPGGATKRFDVSAKTRYDDMLLGFNLNPEIVVVLKNGVPVPLDDVVEAGELRVLKVVSGG
- the pstC gene encoding phosphate ABC transporter permease subunit PstC produces the protein MYRHYKERIVKSVLFISALAAIFVLGLITVVIFSEGLPLIAKVGLFDFILGAEWRPLAGIFGIAPMIVGTFYVICGAMLLGVPLGIACAIFLAEIAPKRIRSVIRPSIELLLGIPSVVYGFFGLVILVPIIREHFGGPGFSILAGSIILAIMLLPTVIAVSEDAIRSVQRTYKEASLALGATHWQTIRNVILPAARSGITAGVILGFGRAISETMAVIMVLGNAPIFPRSILDPVRALTANIALEMAYATGDHRQALFATGIILFVVILLSISLINIVQKRDMA
- the pstB gene encoding phosphate ABC transporter ATP-binding protein PstB; the protein is MTTNKMETANLSLWYGGHQALTDVSIKIKKNMVTALIGPSGCGKTTFIRALNRMNDLIDGVRITGGVLLDDVNIYSDHIDVVQLRKRVGMVFQQPNPFPMSIYDNAAYGPRIHGIKDREKLDEIVERSIKEAALWEEVKDRLNKPALKLSGGQQQRLCIARALAVEPEVILMDEPCSALDPNATSKIEDLIQDLKKEYTIVIVTHNMQQAARVSDYTAFFFTKGELIEYGPTSKIFESPQDKRTEDYITGKFG